TCTATTAATCTCCAACGTTAAATCATATTAAAGCGGCTTCATGCCGCTTTTTTTATGCGCATCATTTTACCCGATTGAAAGCGGTTGACATCTAAATTCTTTATTCTGCGCGGACCGGATATTTCAATAAACTTCGGGCGATTTGTTCAGCATCTGACCAAAAGGTCAATTAGATGGTTTTTACTGGATAAATGTCACTTAACTTCAGATCATTTCCTGTTACATTTGTGCAGCAATAATTAAAAATAGAACATATGAATCACGAAGTTTCTTTTGGATATAATGGTGGCATGTCTCTTAAAGGTGAGGTAAATGGTCATGAAATGATTTTGGATGCGGATGAGAGCTTTGGAGGGAATGATCAGGGCCCAAGACCTAAACCTCTTATCTTAGCTTCTTTGATCGGCTGTACTTCTTTGGATGTGATCTCACTACTTAAAAAAATGCGCGTAGATTTTAAAGACTTGCAGGTGACCGCCAATGGTTCTTTAACCGATGAGCATCCAAAATATTACGATCACATTAAGTTGATCTATAACATCTGGGGAAAAGATTTAAACCGCGATAAAGTTGAAAAAGCTGTGGTGTATTCTCAGGAAAGATACTGTGGAGTTACTGCTATGTTAGAGAAAGCAGCTAAAATTGACTATGAGATTGTATATCACGAAGACTAATCTTGCAAAACGTCTTAAACCATTTGTTTAAGGCGTTTTTTTCTTCTCGCAGCACCACCATCACCATTTGAAAACGCATCTTTTAACTCATGCTTGTGTGAGTCTAATTTATACATGCGATAGCGTTTAATATCGATCTGCTCTCTTCCGGCAATGATCAGATAGGCCAATATGATTCCGAAAATGACATTTACCAAAATCATCAAATACGGATTTCTGACACGCACTACCCAGAACATCAAATCGTAAAAACCAACCATCATCAGGATGACCACTTCGCGCATCATCAGTTTTTCATTTCGCTCCTCATACTGTGCATAAAAC
This genomic interval from bacterium SCSIO 12643 contains the following:
- a CDS encoding OsmC family protein translates to MNHEVSFGYNGGMSLKGEVNGHEMILDADESFGGNDQGPRPKPLILASLIGCTSLDVISLLKKMRVDFKDLQVTANGSLTDEHPKYYDHIKLIYNIWGKDLNRDKVEKAVVYSQERYCGVTAMLEKAAKIDYEIVYHED